The DNA segment GGCTTCTCACTGGTGGGCGGTCCGGCCTACAACGACTCGCATGCCGCCGAGGAGATCCTCAAGCGGCTCGACGTGCCCTATCTGGCCACGCTCGCGGTCGAGTTCCAGACGCTCGATCAGTGGCAGGAATCGGCTCAGGGTCTGCTGCCGGTCGAGGCGACCATGATGGTCGCCATCCCCGAACTCGACGGCGCCGCCGGTTCGCTGGTCTATGGCGGACGCAGCGGCGGCGGTGCGGAAGACGGCGCGCGCGACATGCAGGCGCATAAAGAACGCACCGAGATGCTGGCCGCGCGTGTCGAAAAGCTGGTGCGTCTGCGTCGTACCGAACGCGCCCAGCGCAAGGTGGCGGCGGTGCTGTTCAACTTCCCGCCGAACGCCGGCAACACGGGGACGGCGGCGTATCTGTCGGTCTTCGCCTCGCTCTACAACACACTGGTAGCGATGGATGCCGCCGGCTACAGCGTCGATCTGCCCGAGAGCGTCGACGACCTGCGCGAACGGATCGTCAACGGCAATGCCGCGCGCTATGGCGCCCATGCCAATGTGCATACGCGCATCCCGGTCGACGACCACGTCCAGCGTGAACCCTATCTGGCCGAGATCGAAAAGCAGTGGGGTTCGGCCCCCGGCAAGCAGCAGAGCGACGGGGCCTCGATCTTCGTGCTCGGCGCGCAGTTCGGCAACGTCTTCGTCGGCATCCAGCCCTCGTTCGGCTACGAAGGCGACCCGATGCGTCTGCTGTTCGAGAAGGGCTTTGCGCCGACCCACGCCTTCACCGCCTTCTATCGCTACATCCGCGACGATTTCGGGGCGCACGCCGTGCTGCACTTCGGCACCCACGGCGCGCTCGAATTCATGCCGGGCAAGCAGGCCGGTATGTCGGCTGAGTGCTGGCCGGATCGCCTGATCTCGGATCTGCCCAACATTTATCTCTATGCCTCAAACAACCCGTCCGAGGGCACCATCGCCAAGCGTCGCTCGGCCGCGACCCTGATCAGCTACATGACCCCGCCGATCGCCCATGCCGGACTCTACAAGGGTCTGATCGATCTCAAGGGTTCGATGGAACGCTGGCGTTCGCTGCCGCCGTCCGAGGTCGATGAGCGCGCCTCACTGGCTGAGATCATCCAGGCCCAGGCCGCCGAGCTGGAACTGGCGCAGTTGGAGCCGGCCTGGAGCGAGGACGAGATCGGGTCGCGCATCGCCAAGCTCAACGAAGACGTGCTGGAGCTGGAATACACCCTGATCCCGCACGGTCTGCACGTCGTCGGCGAGGGTCCGACCGAAGAGGAGCGCGTCGATCTGCTGATGGCGATCGCCGAGTCCACCAAGGACATCCGTCCCGAGCGCACCGCGCTGGAGGCCCTGATCGCCGGCAAGTCGCCCGAGAAGGCGCTCAAGGCGGCCAAGATGGCGACTTCCGAAGAGAACGTCACGCTCTTCCGCGATCTGGCCGAGATCGACCGCCTGCTGGTCCAGGACACCGAGATCCCGGCGATCCTGCGCGCGCTCGATGGGCGTTTCATCCCGCCCGCGCCCGGCGGCGACCTGCTGCGCACCCCGGCCATCCTGCCGACCGGACGCAATTTGCATGGCTTCGATCCCTTCCGGCTGCCGAGCCTGTTCGCGGTCAAGGACGGCTTCAAGCACGCGGCACTCCTGATCGAACGTCATCTGGCCGAGGGCAACGGCTTCCCCGAGACCATCGCACTCGTGCTCTGGGGCACCGACAACCTCAAGACCGAAGGCGGTCCGATCGGTCAGGCCCTGGCCCTGATCGGCGCGCGTCCGCGCTTCGACAACTATGGCCGTCTGGCCGGCGCGACCCTGATCCCGCTGGAGGAACTGGGCCGTCCGCGCGTCGACGTGGTCATGACCCTGTCGGGCATCTTCCGCGACCTGCTGCCCTTGCAGACCAAGCTGCTGGCCGATGCCGCCTATCAGGCCGCCTGTGCCGACGAGCCGCTGGAGCAGAACTTCATCCGCAAGCATGCGCTGGAGTATCAGGCCGCGCACGGCTGCGACCTGGAGACCGCCGCACTGCGCGTCTTCAGCAACGCCGACGGGGCTTATGGCGCCAACGTCAACCACCTGATCGACAGCAGCACCTGGGACGACGAGGGTGAGCTGGCCGAGACCTACACCCGCCGCAAGAGCTTCGCCTATGGCCGCTCGGGCAAGCCGGTGCAGCAGGCTGAGCTACTCAAGAGCTGTCTCGGTCATGTGCAACTGGCCTACCAGAACCTCGACTCGGTCGAGCTGGGCATCACCACCGTCGACCACTACTTCGATACCCTCGGCGGCATCGCCAAGGCGGTCGGTCAGTACAAGGGTGACGAGGTGCCGGTCTACATCGGCGACCAAACGCGCGGCGACGGCGTGGTCCGCACCCTGGCCGAACAGGTGGCGCTCGAAACCCGCACCCGTATGCTCAATCCCAAGTGGTACGAAGGCATGCTCAAGCACGGCTACGAGGGTGTGCGCCAGATCGAGGTCCATGTCACCAACACCATGGGCTGGTCGGCCACCACCGGACAGGTCGCACCCTGGGTCTATCAGCAGTTGACCGAGACCTTCGTCCTCGACGAGGAGATGCGCAACCGGCTCGCGGCGCTCAACCCGACCGCTTCGGCCAAGGTCGCCAATCGTCTGATCGAGGCCCATGAACGTAATTACTGGTCGCCCGACGAGGCGACGCTCGAAGCGCTGCGACGCGCGGGAGAAGAATTGGAAGATCGGCTCGAAGGTGTGTTCCAGGAGGCGGCGGCGTGACGATGCAGGCATCATCCGGCGGCTTCCATCTGCCCAGTCACCCGGACGGGGAGGGCAGCGTCCAGGTCCGGCTCGACCCCGACATGCAGATCGAGGGGGCCAAGGTCTTCGCCGTCTACGGCAAGGGCGGCATCGGCAAGAGCACGACCTCATCGAACCTGTCGGTCGCGTTCTCCAAGCTCGGCAAGCGCGTGCTCCAGATCGGCTGTGATCCCAAGCACGACTCGACCTTCACCCTGACCAAGTGTCTGGTGCCGACGGTCATCGATATCCTGGAGTCGGTGAACTTCCACGCCGAAGAGCTGCGTCCGAGCGACTATGTCTACGAAGGCTACAACGGCGTGATGTGCGTCGAGGCCGGCGGTCCGCCCGCCGGCACCGGCTGCGGCGGCTATGTGGTCGGTCAGACGGTCAAGCTCCTGAAGCAGCACCATCTGCTCGAAGACACTGATGTCGTGGTGTTCGACGTGCTCGGCGACGTGGTCTGCGGCGGGTTCGCCGCGCCCCTGCAACATGCCGAGCGCGCGCTCATCGTCACCGCCAACGATTTCGACTCGATCTTCGCCATGAACCGCATCGCGGCGGCGATCAAGGCCAAATCCAAGCACTATAAAGTCCGGCTCGGCGGCGTGATCGCCAACCGCAGTCGCAACACCGATGAGATCGACCGCTTCGCCGAGGCGGTCGGACTCAAGCGTCTGGCCCATCTGCCGGATCTGGACATCATCCGCCGCAGTCGTCTGAAGAAGTCGACGGTGTTCGAGATGGAACCGGAGCCGGATTCGGGTCTGGAGGAGGCGCAGCAGCAATATCTGCAACTGGCGCAACAGTTGTTGGATGGCGTCGAGCCGCTGGAGGCCCGTCCGATGGCCGACCGCGACATCTTCGATTTTCTGGGGTTCAATTGATGTCGGATGCCTCCTATCAAGAACGACGCGGCAAGATCGAAACCTATTTCGATCGCACCGCCGCCGACGCCTGGTCCAAGCTGACCTCGGACGCCAAGGTCAGCCGCATCCGCGAGACGGTGCGCGCCGGGCGCGACGACATGCGGCAGACGCTCCTGAGCTGGCTGCCTGAAGACCTGACCGGCAAGCGGCTGCTCGACGCCGGTTGCGGCACCGGGATGCTGGCGGTCGAGGCGGCGCGGCGCGGGGCCGAGGTAGTTGCCATCGACGTCGCCCCGACCCTGATCGAGATCGCCCGCGAGCGGTTGCCGTCCGATCTGGGGCCGGGTTCGGTCGATTTTCAGGCCGGCGACATGCTCGACCCGGCCCATGGTCGGTTCGATCATGTGGTCGCCATGGACTCGCTCATCCACTATCGTCCCGAGGACGTGGTGAAAGTCCTGGCGGGGCTGGCCGCGCGCACCAGCGGTTCGATCGTCTTCACCTTCGCGCCGAGGACGATTCCGCTGACCATCATGCACGCGGTCGGTCAGCTCTTCCCGCGCAGTGATCGCTCGCCGGCCATCGAGCCGGTGAGCGAGGCGAAACTGCGCGGGTTGATCGGCGCGGAATCCGGGCTGAGCGGTTGGCGGCCCGAGAGGACACGGCGCATCGCCGTCGGGTTCTATATGTCTCAGGGGCTGGAGCTGCTCCCGTCCTGAGATGCTGAAGTACGACGCTCGCGATGACGGCTGTCCATCGCAGCGGTTGGGTGTGGGGGCCTTGGAGTGCTGCTTCGGCAGACCCAAGGCGGTTGGAATCGAGATCTGTGTTTCGCTACGCTGGTCGTCCTGGGTCCGTCCGTGCGCCCGGCGAATGGATTCGGTCCACGGCGGTCGCCACGCATCGGTCTAGCTGTTGTCCCGGCTAGCTATTTACTCCTACGGAGGTTAACTCATGTCTGCTGCCATCACTGAATATATGGACGTCGCCCAGCTCACCATCTGGGCTTTCTGGTTCTTCTTCGCCGGTCTCATCATCTATCTGCGTCGCGAAGACAAGCGCGAAGGCTATCCGCTCGACTCCGACCGTACCGAGCGCTCCGGCGGTCGCGTCAAGGTCGTCGGCTTCCCCGATCTGGCCGATCCCAAGACCTTCGTCCTGCCGCACAATGCCGGTACCGTCATGGCACCGCGCGTCGAGGCTCCGACCTCGATCAACGCCACGCCGGTCGCTCCCTTCCCGGGCGCGCCCTTCGAGCCGAACGGCGATCCCATGCTCTCCGGCTTCGGTCCGGCCGCTTCGCCCGATCGCGCCAAGCACTGCGATCTGACCTTCGAGGGTCTGCCGAAGATCGTGCCGATGCGCGTCGCCACTGACTTCTCCATCGCCGACAAGGATCCGGATCCGCGCGGTATGACCGTCGTCGGTCTCGACGGCGAAGTCGCCGGCACCATCTCCGACATCTGGGTCGACCGTTCCGAGCCGCAGATCCGTTATCTGGAAGTCGATGTCTCCGCCACCAAGAAGAAGGTGCTGCTGCCGATCGGCTTCAGCCGCTTCGACAAGAAGGCAGGTAAGGTCAAGGTCGCCGCGATCAAGGCCGCGCACTTCGCCAACGTCCCGGCGCTGTCCAAGCCGGACCAGATCACCCTCTACGAGGAAGACAAGGTCTGCGCCTACTACGCGGGCGGCAAGCTCTACGCCACCGCTGAGCGTGCCGGTCCTCTGTTGTGAGGGAGTACGACTTCGAGCCCATTCCGGGCTTGCCCGAGCGCCTGCCTCCTGGGGAGGAGGTGCTCTGGCAGGGTTCGCCGAGCTGGAAATCCCTGGCTCGGCGAGCCTTTCATGTCCGTAAGGTGGCGATCTATTTCGGCGTGCTGGCGGTCCTGGCCGTGCTGGTGGATGCCTCGGACGGTCTGACCCTGGCCAGCCTGATCCAGGGACTGACCTGGATCCTGCTGCTGGCGGCCGTGTCCGTCGGCGCCCTGACCTGGTTGGGGTGGTCGATGGCGCGCTCCAGTATTTACACCATCACCAACAGGCGCCTGGTCATGCGCATCGGCGCGGCCCTGCCGATGATGATGAACCTGCCGTTCAAGCAGGTGCGCTCGGCGGATCTGCGTGTCTATGAAGACGGCACCGGGGACATCCCGCTGCTCCTGGATCAGTCCGCCAAGCCGTCCTACATGATCTTCTGGCCGCATGTCCGGCCCTGGCACTTCGCCCCGGTGCAGCCGATGCTGCGTACCATTCCGGATGCCGCCAAGGTCGCGGGAATCCTGGCCGAGGCGCTCCAGGGCTATCTGGAGTCGGAAGCGACGGCGCGGGCGTCCGGCAACGAGGCGATGGACGACGCGGTCCCGGCATCCGCGACCGAAACCCTATCCTGATGAGGTCAGTGAGTTGAGTGATGCATTCGAGGGGCGCACCTTTCCCAAGGGCGTCCTGATCGCTGTCGGCGCCCTGTTGGGCTTCACCATCGTCATGATCGCCGTGGCGCGTCTGACCGGCTTCATGATGCCGCAGGCGCCGTTCCTGGCCGAGGTCGAATCGCGCGACATCCGCTTCGTCGAGCAGACCGACGGCTCCATGGCCGTGCGTGATGCGGCCACGGACGAGCTCATCCAGACCCTGCCGCCCGGCGGGGAAGGCTTCGTGCGCGGCATGTTGCGCAGCCTGGAACGCCAGCGCAAGGGCTATGAGGCCGACATCAGCGAACCCTTCCATCTGGCACGGCGCGAGGATGGCATGTTGACGCTCGAAGACCCGATCACGGGGATTCGGCTCGATCTGCGTGCCTATGGCGTCGACAACGAGGGGTCGTTTGCGGTGTTCCTGCCCTCGACGCCCGTGCAGCGCTGAGGCGGATCGCCGGACACGGGCGCGTCCGAGAGCGGGCGTGCGCGCGTCGGCGCTGATCACAAACGGCCCGTCATCGGGCCGTTTTCCGCTATCCTAAACGCCTCCACGCCGACTACCTCCGAGACGCAGTTCAACGCATGGCTGATTACGGTTTCCCACTCCTGTTCGCGCTCGGACTCTGGTGGTTCAGTACGGGGGTCGTGCTCTATCTCGACAATCTGCCCGGACGCACCTTCCGCTGGACGCTGATGGGCGGTTCGGTCGTTCTGGCCATCGCCATCTTCGTCCTGATCGTCAGCAGCGCCTCGACCAGCGTGGCCGGCGCCTATGTCGCCTTCACGGCCGGCGTGGTGATCTGGGGCGTGATCGAGATGAGCTACTTCACCGGCCTGATCACGGGGCCGCGCAAGACGGCCTGCCCGCCGGGCTGCTCGAAGTGGAAGCGCTTCGGACTGGCGATCCTCACCAGTCTCTATCACGAACTCCTGATCCTCGGCGCCGTGCTGTTCATGGTGCTGGCCACTTGGAGCGAACCGAACAAGGTCGGCGCTTGGACCTTCATCGTGCTCTGGATCATGCGCTGGAGCGCCAAGCTGAACCTCTTCCTCGGCGTGCCGAATCTGAACGAGGACTGGCTGCCCGAGCCGCTGCGCTATCTCAAGACCTACATGGTGAAGCGCGCGATGAATCTGCTGTTTCCGGTCTCCGTCACCCTGGCCACCATCGTCGATGTGCTCATCGTGCTGGAGGCGCTCTCGCCCGAGGTCACGGGCGCTGCGGCCGTGGGGCTGATCCTGGTGGCCAGTCTGCTGGGACTGGCGATCCTGGAGCACTGGTTGCTGGTGTTGCCATTGCCCGACGAGGCGCTCTGGGCCTGGGCGTTGCCGGCGCACGAGCCGCACGACGACCAGGATGGAGAGGGACGCGCGCCGGACGACGCGATGGCCAACCTGTGCGTCTTCCAGCCCAGGACGCCGCCGCAACCCGACACCTCCATGCCGCTCCTGGCCAAGACGGGTCGTCTCTGAACCGCGTCCAATTCGAGAAACGACTTTTGCAACAGCCAAATGACGCCTTTCATCCTTGACGTTGTTTGACGGGTCGGAAACCGGGAACTTTCAGCGTACACGTCTATACGCGCTGGAGCTTGGAGACGAGTCCCGATATACTTCGCGCTCGACCTATTGGGAACCGCCGCACTCCAGCGCTTGCGGATCATCCCGAGTCCTTCCATCCTGGACATCGATGGCCGATGATGCGCGCATCGTATCGGTCTTCATCCATTGCTCGAACGGTCGATGAGACCGTCGCGTGGATCATCATCGAGAGGCTCCGGGGTCGTCGGTCGGGTTGGAGCATCAGGCGGGCTTCCGCTGTGAGAAGTACAATGACAATGACTCAAACCGACTAGGTGGGTGACAGACATGGCGCCTCCTCTCCCTACGAGCCTCCCATTGGAATTCCTCGAACGGCACGACCTCGCGGCGCCCGGTTGTCCGATGTCTTCCCTGAGATCGCCTGGAGACACTCCCTTCAGCCAGATGCAATATCTGGACGTCCTGGACACACTGCGCCAAGCGCCTGACGGCAATCTCGCCGTCTATATCCATGTTCCCTTCTGCCATGTGCGCTGTCTCTACTGCGCCTGCGACACCACGGTGACGCATAGCCTGGAGAAGGTCGACCAGTATCTCGACGCGCTCGAACGCGAGATGGACATGGTCACGGAGCGCATCGGTCGGCGTCGTCCGATCCAGCAGCTCCATATCGGCGGCGGCACCCCGAACCATCTCAACGAGCCGCAACTGGCGCGGTTGATGGAGATCGTCGAGAACCATTTCACCCTGACCCCCGAGTCCTGCGCCTCCATCGAGTGCAACCCGCGCCGCGCTTCGGTCGGTCAGCTCGAACTCATCCACGGACTTGGCTTCGAGCGTGTCAGCTTCGGCGTCCAGGATCTCAATACCGACGTGCAGCGCGCCATCGGACGGGTGCAGTCGCTCAACATGGTGCGCGATGTGTTCCTGACCTCGCGCCAGACCGGATTCGAGAGCATCAATCTGGATCTGGTCTATGGGTTGCCGTTCCAGACCCCTCGCGGTTTCCAGGCGACCCTGGATCAGGTGCTGGATCTGGGGCCGGATCGGGTCGCCTGTTTCAGCTATGCCCATGATCCCGCCCGCCGCCCCCATCAGCACGCCATCAACACCGCCCATCTCCCGACTCCAGCCGAAAAACTCGCACTCTTCCATCGTGCCGTGCGCACCTTCACCGAGGCCGGTTATCGCTGGGTCGGGCTGGATCTGTTCGTGCTCGAGGACGATGAACTCTATGAGGCGCAGACCGCTGGGCGGCTCTATCGAAACTCGCTCGGCTACACCACCAGTGCGGACCGGCAGGTGCTGGCATTCGGGCCGAGCGGCACGGCTGAGGTGGCCGATGCGCTGATCCGCAACGAAAGCGATCTGCGCGTCTGGCAAATGCGTCTGAACAATGGTCAGTTCCCCGTGGCCTGGGGGCGGCGTCTCGATGAAGCCGATCGGCGTCGGCGTCAGGCCATGCTCCATCTCATGTGCAATCTTCAGCTTCCGGCCAGTTCGGCCGCCGATCTCGATCACGAGTACGAACAGCTCTGCCGCAAGGCCGAGCAGGGGTTGGTCGAGATCTCGGATGAGGGCATTCGGGTCACGCCCCAGGGGCGTTATATCCTGCATGGTCTCTGTTCCGAGCAGGACGATCTGATCGATAGCAGTAGTCAATGGCGTTTCAGGATGTCCTCGTGAGTCAACAAGAGAATCATGGCCGTATCGGCCCCAATGCCGTCATCCGCGTCTTCGAGGCGCTGAACGAACAGCGCGGTCGCACGGTCGCCGAGGCCGTGTTCAATCGAGCCGGTCTGGAAGCGTATCTCGATGCGCTCCCCGAGGCCATGGTGCCGGAGGCGGA comes from the Allochromatium tepidum genome and includes:
- a CDS encoding magnesium chelatase subunit H, whose product is MPKRTSAADQTRSNATPVRVVIINLDGHLAGTTQRALPQVQRDLPGLQLRLHAATEWADDPAALERCKQDIAEGDIIMVTMLVMEEHFKPILPALAARREACDAMIVCMSASELMKLTRMGGFSMDGSSSGGPMALLKKLRGNKERRQSAGAQQMSMLRRIPKLLRFIPGTAQDMRAYFLTLQYWLAGSDENLGNMIRFLVDRYAGGERAHLRGSLKVASPVEYPEVGLYHPRMKGRISDKLAQLPGIQDAKKGRVGLLLMRSYVLASNTGHYDGVIQALEARGLHVVPAFASGLDARPAIEKFFMQDGIATVDTLVSLTGFSLVGGPAYNDSHAAEEILKRLDVPYLATLAVEFQTLDQWQESAQGLLPVEATMMVAIPELDGAAGSLVYGGRSGGGAEDGARDMQAHKERTEMLAARVEKLVRLRRTERAQRKVAAVLFNFPPNAGNTGTAAYLSVFASLYNTLVAMDAAGYSVDLPESVDDLRERIVNGNAARYGAHANVHTRIPVDDHVQREPYLAEIEKQWGSAPGKQQSDGASIFVLGAQFGNVFVGIQPSFGYEGDPMRLLFEKGFAPTHAFTAFYRYIRDDFGAHAVLHFGTHGALEFMPGKQAGMSAECWPDRLISDLPNIYLYASNNPSEGTIAKRRSAATLISYMTPPIAHAGLYKGLIDLKGSMERWRSLPPSEVDERASLAEIIQAQAAELELAQLEPAWSEDEIGSRIAKLNEDVLELEYTLIPHGLHVVGEGPTEEERVDLLMAIAESTKDIRPERTALEALIAGKSPEKALKAAKMATSEENVTLFRDLAEIDRLLVQDTEIPAILRALDGRFIPPAPGGDLLRTPAILPTGRNLHGFDPFRLPSLFAVKDGFKHAALLIERHLAEGNGFPETIALVLWGTDNLKTEGGPIGQALALIGARPRFDNYGRLAGATLIPLEELGRPRVDVVMTLSGIFRDLLPLQTKLLADAAYQAACADEPLEQNFIRKHALEYQAAHGCDLETAALRVFSNADGAYGANVNHLIDSSTWDDEGELAETYTRRKSFAYGRSGKPVQQAELLKSCLGHVQLAYQNLDSVELGITTVDHYFDTLGGIAKAVGQYKGDEVPVYIGDQTRGDGVVRTLAEQVALETRTRMLNPKWYEGMLKHGYEGVRQIEVHVTNTMGWSATTGQVAPWVYQQLTETFVLDEEMRNRLAALNPTASAKVANRLIEAHERNYWSPDEATLEALRRAGEELEDRLEGVFQEAAA
- the bchL gene encoding ferredoxin:protochlorophyllide reductase (ATP-dependent) iron-sulfur ATP-binding protein → MQASSGGFHLPSHPDGEGSVQVRLDPDMQIEGAKVFAVYGKGGIGKSTTSSNLSVAFSKLGKRVLQIGCDPKHDSTFTLTKCLVPTVIDILESVNFHAEELRPSDYVYEGYNGVMCVEAGGPPAGTGCGGYVVGQTVKLLKQHHLLEDTDVVVFDVLGDVVCGGFAAPLQHAERALIVTANDFDSIFAMNRIAAAIKAKSKHYKVRLGGVIANRSRNTDEIDRFAEAVGLKRLAHLPDLDIIRRSRLKKSTVFEMEPEPDSGLEEAQQQYLQLAQQLLDGVEPLEARPMADRDIFDFLGFN
- the bchM gene encoding magnesium protoporphyrin IX methyltransferase; translation: MSDASYQERRGKIETYFDRTAADAWSKLTSDAKVSRIRETVRAGRDDMRQTLLSWLPEDLTGKRLLDAGCGTGMLAVEAARRGAEVVAIDVAPTLIEIARERLPSDLGPGSVDFQAGDMLDPAHGRFDHVVAMDSLIHYRPEDVVKVLAGLAARTSGSIVFTFAPRTIPLTIMHAVGQLFPRSDRSPAIEPVSEAKLRGLIGAESGLSGWRPERTRRIAVGFYMSQGLELLPS
- the puhA gene encoding photosynthetic reaction center subunit H; this translates as MSAAITEYMDVAQLTIWAFWFFFAGLIIYLRREDKREGYPLDSDRTERSGGRVKVVGFPDLADPKTFVLPHNAGTVMAPRVEAPTSINATPVAPFPGAPFEPNGDPMLSGFGPAASPDRAKHCDLTFEGLPKIVPMRVATDFSIADKDPDPRGMTVVGLDGEVAGTISDIWVDRSEPQIRYLEVDVSATKKKVLLPIGFSRFDKKAGKVKVAAIKAAHFANVPALSKPDQITLYEEDKVCAYYAGGKLYATAERAGPLL
- the puhB gene encoding photosynthetic complex putative assembly protein PuhB — translated: MREYDFEPIPGLPERLPPGEEVLWQGSPSWKSLARRAFHVRKVAIYFGVLAVLAVLVDASDGLTLASLIQGLTWILLLAAVSVGALTWLGWSMARSSIYTITNRRLVMRIGAALPMMMNLPFKQVRSADLRVYEDGTGDIPLLLDQSAKPSYMIFWPHVRPWHFAPVQPMLRTIPDAAKVAGILAEALQGYLESEATARASGNEAMDDAVPASATETLS
- the puhC gene encoding photosynthetic complex assembly protein PuhC, translated to MSDAFEGRTFPKGVLIAVGALLGFTIVMIAVARLTGFMMPQAPFLAEVESRDIRFVEQTDGSMAVRDAATDELIQTLPPGGEGFVRGMLRSLERQRKGYEADISEPFHLARREDGMLTLEDPITGIRLDLRAYGVDNEGSFAVFLPSTPVQR
- the puhE gene encoding putative photosynthetic complex assembly protein PuhE, translating into MADYGFPLLFALGLWWFSTGVVLYLDNLPGRTFRWTLMGGSVVLAIAIFVLIVSSASTSVAGAYVAFTAGVVIWGVIEMSYFTGLITGPRKTACPPGCSKWKRFGLAILTSLYHELLILGAVLFMVLATWSEPNKVGAWTFIVLWIMRWSAKLNLFLGVPNLNEDWLPEPLRYLKTYMVKRAMNLLFPVSVTLATIVDVLIVLEALSPEVTGAAAVGLILVASLLGLAILEHWLLVLPLPDEALWAWALPAHEPHDDQDGEGRAPDDAMANLCVFQPRTPPQPDTSMPLLAKTGRL
- the hemN gene encoding oxygen-independent coproporphyrinogen III oxidase, with amino-acid sequence MSSLRSPGDTPFSQMQYLDVLDTLRQAPDGNLAVYIHVPFCHVRCLYCACDTTVTHSLEKVDQYLDALEREMDMVTERIGRRRPIQQLHIGGGTPNHLNEPQLARLMEIVENHFTLTPESCASIECNPRRASVGQLELIHGLGFERVSFGVQDLNTDVQRAIGRVQSLNMVRDVFLTSRQTGFESINLDLVYGLPFQTPRGFQATLDQVLDLGPDRVACFSYAHDPARRPHQHAINTAHLPTPAEKLALFHRAVRTFTEAGYRWVGLDLFVLEDDELYEAQTAGRLYRNSLGYTTSADRQVLAFGPSGTAEVADALIRNESDLRVWQMRLNNGQFPVAWGRRLDEADRRRRQAMLHLMCNLQLPASSAADLDHEYEQLCRKAEQGLVEISDEGIRVTPQGRYILHGLCSEQDDLIDSSSQWRFRMSS